One window from the genome of Mucilaginibacter ginsenosidivorans encodes:
- a CDS encoding DUF6515 family protein, with the protein MKRLNKYMSAFAFTGILAMALTGNVYAQRGHSGGGGGGSHGGGGGGFHGGGGGFHGGGGGGSAYRGGGGSVSFHGGGSSAYRGNTAGFSRGATFNRGAVGYRGSAGAVRSGFATRGAIGYRGNAGYRGVTAYRGGVGVRAGVNARYGYRGGRYVYNGRTYYRGGYYRGYGYNYYHGYGSRFRFGFGWGYPHLGLYFGYLPYDYYPFYWNSLPYYYYGGVFYRPYNDGYEVTTPPLGAAVPDLPSNAQSIVIDGVQYYESNGVYYQENVDGNGKTVYVVVGKDGVLNTGDAGADDSYQPMNDNDDPMVDNDAATTDNSASAAAAEAVKVTVKVGDVVNELPADCRKVTLNNKKYYVSPDNVFYEEFKDADGKGYRVASVPGQGTDQGQY; encoded by the coding sequence ATGAAAAGGTTAAATAAATATATGTCGGCATTCGCCTTTACGGGCATACTGGCAATGGCACTAACAGGTAACGTATATGCGCAGCGCGGCCACAGCGGTGGCGGTGGCGGTGGATCTCACGGCGGAGGTGGCGGCGGATTTCACGGCGGTGGCGGCGGTTTCCACGGCGGCGGAGGCGGCGGTAGTGCATACCGTGGTGGCGGTGGCAGCGTGAGCTTTCATGGCGGTGGCAGCAGTGCGTACCGTGGCAATACCGCAGGCTTTAGCCGCGGGGCAACATTTAACCGCGGTGCTGTAGGTTATCGCGGGTCGGCAGGTGCTGTAAGAAGTGGTTTTGCCACTCGTGGCGCCATAGGTTACCGGGGCAATGCGGGCTATCGCGGCGTAACTGCTTATCGTGGCGGTGTTGGCGTGCGTGCCGGTGTTAATGCCCGGTACGGCTATAGGGGCGGTCGCTATGTTTACAACGGGCGCACTTATTACCGCGGCGGCTATTACCGCGGGTATGGTTATAATTATTACCATGGTTATGGCTCCCGTTTCAGGTTCGGTTTTGGCTGGGGATATCCTCACCTGGGTTTATATTTCGGATACCTGCCTTATGACTACTACCCATTCTATTGGAACTCTTTACCATACTACTATTACGGCGGCGTTTTCTACAGGCCCTATAACGACGGTTACGAAGTTACCACGCCTCCGCTGGGCGCAGCAGTGCCTGACCTGCCATCCAATGCACAGTCTATCGTGATAGATGGTGTACAGTATTATGAATCGAATGGGGTTTACTACCAGGAAAATGTTGACGGCAACGGCAAAACGGTGTATGTGGTTGTAGGAAAAGATGGGGTTTTGAACACCGGCGATGCCGGGGCCGACGACAGTTATCAGCCCATGAATGATAACGACGACCCGATGGTTGACAATGATGCGGCTACAACCGATAATTCTGCCAGCGCAGCTGCAGCGGAAGCTGTAAAGGTTACCGTAAAAGTTGGCGACGTGGTAAATGAATTGCCGGCCGATTGCCGCAAGGTGACATTGAACAACAAGAAATATTATGTTTCGCCTGATAATGTTTTTTATGAAGAATTTAAAGATGCTGACGGGAAAGGCTACCGCGTAGCAAGCGTTCCCGGCCAGGGAACTGACCAGGGTCAGTATTGA
- a CDS encoding DUF6515 family protein, whose product MKSLYKYAAGAVLAGALSILFVPAAEAQRGRGGGGGGVRAGGGGVSIGGGGGFRGGSSVGIRSGIGYRPGASAGANVAARGGVYHSGGYYGGRYFYGYPTIGFRFGYLPYGYYPFYFGSDLYYYYGGAFYRPDDDGGYEVATPPLGAAVPELPKGAQSIVIDGQQFFEFNGVYYQQSTNDQGKVVYVVAGKDGVLNTNGESADEAPAMPQVGDIVNQLPDGSRKVKLNGKKYFVGPDGIYYEEFKDSHNYKSYRVVSVPSDNDQDEQQ is encoded by the coding sequence ATGAAAAGCTTATATAAATATGCCGCCGGCGCAGTTTTAGCCGGGGCACTTTCTATCTTATTTGTCCCTGCGGCTGAAGCACAACGCGGCCGTGGTGGTGGTGGCGGCGGTGTACGCGCCGGAGGCGGTGGCGTAAGCATCGGCGGAGGCGGAGGTTTCCGCGGCGGCTCGAGTGTGGGTATACGAAGCGGTATAGGTTATCGCCCGGGAGCGAGTGCCGGAGCCAATGTAGCGGCCCGCGGCGGGGTTTACCATAGCGGCGGTTATTATGGCGGCCGGTATTTTTATGGTTACCCTACTATCGGTTTCCGTTTTGGTTACCTGCCTTACGGTTATTACCCGTTCTATTTCGGGTCCGACCTGTACTATTATTATGGCGGGGCCTTCTATCGTCCGGATGACGACGGGGGCTATGAAGTTGCAACCCCTCCGCTTGGCGCAGCAGTGCCCGAATTACCAAAAGGCGCCCAATCGATTGTGATTGACGGGCAGCAGTTTTTTGAGTTTAACGGCGTTTACTACCAGCAAAGCACCAACGACCAGGGCAAGGTTGTGTATGTAGTAGCCGGTAAGGATGGTGTGCTGAACACCAACGGCGAAAGTGCAGATGAAGCACCAGCAATGCCGCAGGTTGGTGATATAGTGAACCAATTGCCCGACGGGTCGCGCAAGGTGAAACTTAATGGCAAAAAGTATTTTGTAGGGCCGGATGGCATTTATTACGAAGAATTTAAAGACTCGCATAATTACAAGTCGTACCGTGTGGTCAGTGTTCCTTCGGATAACGACCAGGATGAGCAGCAGTGA
- a CDS encoding DUF1259 domain-containing protein: MLKTGALLAGTSLVGLTKADEISRVFGVTPALTAAEIAAIESAIGKKGTYKDAEATYTIPFPRNDLKVTVKGQPVPISFGFGGWVSLKKTMDGKSAVLMSDNVLLQDEVNQLITAVQANGLEVGAIHNHFFFEEPRVFYMHVHGMGTVEELAQKYGKAIAETKISPKNQPSVAPSSARSGKDIFDVAQLNSIIQYEAAINGPTIKYTIGRKDLTVVAMGAEMTPSIGLNTWASFTGSMDNAFVAGDIAMLDHEVNNVIKALRANNLEVVAVHNHMLGDDPHMIFLHYLGGGPALTLAKSFRSAIDQLGKTGKMKM, translated from the coding sequence ATGTTAAAAACAGGTGCTCTCCTTGCTGGTACCAGCCTGGTGGGATTAACCAAGGCAGATGAGATTTCGCGAGTTTTTGGGGTAACGCCGGCGCTAACAGCGGCCGAAATTGCGGCTATAGAGTCGGCCATTGGGAAAAAAGGCACCTATAAGGATGCCGAAGCAACCTACACGATTCCCTTCCCGCGCAACGACCTGAAAGTAACGGTAAAGGGCCAACCTGTACCAATATCATTTGGTTTTGGGGGTTGGGTGTCGTTAAAAAAGACGATGGACGGAAAATCGGCCGTATTAATGAGCGATAATGTATTACTCCAGGATGAAGTAAACCAATTAATAACCGCTGTACAGGCAAATGGTCTGGAAGTAGGGGCCATCCATAATCATTTTTTTTTCGAAGAACCACGTGTATTTTATATGCATGTGCACGGCATGGGAACGGTTGAAGAATTGGCTCAGAAATATGGTAAGGCTATTGCGGAAACGAAAATATCACCCAAGAACCAGCCATCAGTTGCCCCGTCATCTGCCAGATCAGGCAAGGATATTTTTGACGTGGCACAATTGAACAGTATCATTCAGTATGAAGCGGCCATAAATGGTCCTACAATAAAATATACCATAGGCCGCAAGGACCTCACCGTGGTAGCTATGGGCGCTGAAATGACACCATCAATAGGCTTAAATACGTGGGCTTCATTTACCGGTTCAATGGATAATGCCTTTGTGGCGGGTGACATCGCCATGCTTGACCACGAAGTAAACAATGTCATCAAAGCTCTAAGGGCTAACAACCTTGAGGTCGTCGCGGTTCACAATCATATGCTTGGTGATGACCCACACATGATCTTTTTGCATTATTTGGGAGGCGGCCCGGCATTAACGCTGGCAAAATCGTTCCGGTCAGCTATTGACCAGTTGGGCAAAACCGGGAAAATGAAAATGTAA
- a CDS encoding circularly permuted type 2 ATP-grasp protein, translated as MQESGYFNDYDPIKGTWDEMYEPEGIRSHYSKVIDYLSRESSDDLTRKEELAKRLFMSQGITFTVYSSGEGIEKIFPFDIIPRIITADEWAFVEKGIKQRLKALNLFLKDIYNNQFIVKDGIVPIDIIYSCPHFLREMYRLEVPYDIYVHIAGIDLIRDFDGTFYVLEDNLRTPSGVSYMLENREITKRLFPDLLPQCGVRSVMEYPSILYKNLLSLSPRQTNNPTIVLLSPGIYNSAYFEHTTLARLMGVELVEGRDLVVKDQKVYMKTTVGLQQVDVIYRRVDDEYLDPLVFNPSSILGVAGIMGAYRKGNVAIVNAIGNGVADDKAIYIYVPEMIKYYLNEEPILKNVPTYQLGNDDERKHVFANINKMVIKKTNESGGYGMLMGHAASDEEIAAYKKEILKAPRNFIAQPTISLSAAPCYIQGALHPRRIDLRPYALCGPDGIEIVPGGLTRVALKEGSLVVNSSQGGGSKDTWVLA; from the coding sequence ATGCAGGAATCAGGTTATTTTAATGATTACGACCCCATAAAAGGCACATGGGACGAGATGTACGAGCCGGAAGGTATCCGTTCGCATTACAGTAAAGTTATCGATTACCTGTCGAGGGAATCATCTGATGACCTGACCCGCAAGGAAGAACTGGCAAAAAGGCTGTTCATGAGCCAGGGTATTACCTTTACGGTTTACAGCAGCGGCGAGGGTATCGAAAAGATATTTCCCTTTGATATTATTCCGCGCATTATTACCGCTGATGAATGGGCATTCGTGGAAAAAGGCATCAAGCAGCGGCTTAAGGCGCTTAACCTTTTCCTGAAAGATATTTATAATAACCAGTTCATTGTAAAGGATGGTATAGTTCCCATCGACATTATCTACTCCTGCCCGCATTTTCTTCGCGAAATGTACCGTCTTGAGGTGCCGTACGATATTTATGTACACATTGCAGGCATCGACCTGATCCGTGATTTCGACGGTACATTTTATGTACTGGAAGATAACCTGCGCACGCCGTCGGGTGTGAGCTATATGCTGGAGAACCGGGAGATAACCAAGCGCCTGTTCCCCGACCTGCTGCCGCAATGCGGCGTACGCAGCGTGATGGAATACCCATCCATACTGTACAAGAACCTGCTGTCACTTTCGCCGCGGCAAACCAATAACCCGACCATCGTTTTGCTTAGTCCGGGTATTTACAATTCGGCCTATTTTGAGCATACCACCTTGGCCCGTTTAATGGGTGTTGAGCTGGTAGAGGGCCGCGACCTGGTGGTTAAGGACCAGAAGGTTTATATGAAAACCACCGTCGGGCTGCAGCAGGTTGACGTAATATACCGCCGCGTGGATGACGAATACCTCGATCCGCTGGTGTTTAACCCGTCGAGCATTTTAGGTGTGGCGGGTATCATGGGCGCATACCGTAAAGGGAACGTCGCGATAGTAAATGCCATTGGTAACGGCGTGGCCGACGATAAGGCGATATACATTTACGTGCCCGAGATGATCAAATATTACCTGAACGAGGAGCCTATATTGAAGAACGTGCCAACCTACCAATTGGGTAATGATGATGAACGTAAGCATGTTTTTGCGAACATCAATAAAATGGTGATCAAAAAAACCAACGAGAGTGGTGGCTACGGCATGCTGATGGGGCACGCAGCATCGGACGAGGAAATAGCAGCTTATAAAAAAGAGATACTGAAGGCGCCGCGCAATTTTATCGCGCAGCCAACCATAAGCCTGTCGGCAGCGCCGTGTTATATACAGGGTGCATTGCACCCGCGCAGGATAGATCTGAGGCCCTATGCCTTATGCGGCCCCGACGGGATCGAGATCGTACCGGGTGGATTGACGCGCGTGGCGCTGAAGGAAGGTTCGCTGGTGGTGAACAGCTCGCAGGGCGGAGGGAGTAAGGATACGTGGGTGCTTGCCTAA
- a CDS encoding alpha-E domain-containing protein — MLSRVAASLYWLSRYVERSDGILRMLKINYASSQDTVQEFTWEPVVRIFSGHDEETEKLGNDSRAVIRYMVTGKNNPNSILNIITFARENARGVQEHITKDLWQCLNEYYHTVKDPKLDTALRKDDPITVLDILIKQVMLYYGTVEITMERGEGRSFMNLGKYLERGIQSVDILDTKFGSIDHNPDLLRDTTYWKHLLLSLGGYEIYLKTYRTGFEAENVLEQVVLNNDFPRSVIYAVNHIQRYFERLKSDSNMDSFRQLSFFIGRLQSHIRYSSVKTIEDEGLHTFLTQIRSQLFSIGDALNNHYFANS; from the coding sequence ATGTTAAGCAGGGTTGCAGCAAGTTTATATTGGTTAAGCCGTTACGTGGAGCGCAGCGACGGTATTTTGCGTATGCTCAAGATCAACTATGCATCATCGCAGGATACGGTGCAGGAGTTTACCTGGGAACCCGTGGTCCGCATATTTTCGGGACACGACGAGGAAACGGAGAAACTCGGCAACGACAGCCGGGCCGTTATCCGGTATATGGTAACCGGCAAGAATAATCCCAATTCGATCCTGAATATCATCACCTTTGCGCGCGAGAACGCCCGCGGCGTGCAGGAACACATCACCAAGGACCTTTGGCAATGCCTGAACGAGTATTATCATACTGTTAAGGACCCAAAACTGGACACTGCGCTGCGGAAGGACGACCCGATAACCGTTCTGGATATCCTGATCAAGCAGGTAATGCTTTATTACGGTACCGTCGAAATTACGATGGAACGCGGCGAGGGCCGTAGTTTTATGAACCTTGGGAAATACCTGGAGCGCGGCATACAATCCGTGGATATACTGGATACCAAATTCGGTTCGATAGACCACAACCCCGACCTGTTGCGCGATACCACTTACTGGAAACACTTATTGTTGTCGCTTGGCGGGTACGAGATCTACCTGAAAACTTACCGTACGGGTTTTGAGGCCGAGAACGTTTTGGAACAGGTTGTGCTGAATAACGATTTCCCGCGGTCGGTTATTTATGCCGTTAATCACATACAGCGTTATTTTGAACGGCTGAAGAGTGATAGTAACATGGACAGTTTCCGCCAGTTATCATTCTTTATCGGCAGGTTGCAGAGCCATATACGGTATAGTTCGGTAAAAACGATAGAAGATGAAGGTTTGCATACCTTCCTGACGCAGATACGAAGCCAGCTTTTTAGCATTGGCGATGCATTGAATAATCACTATTTTGCCAATTCCTGA
- a CDS encoding succinate dehydrogenase cytochrome b subunit yields the protein MSEFKETFNSSLGKKLIMALTGLFLCTFLIVHVGGNALLFKNDDGYAFNMYANFLTHFPPIEVIAYILYACILVHALYALILTVKNRRARPVGYAVKASDNASWSSKNMGLLGSILFLFIVIHMGDFWYHYKFTDAVQFKEYRTDLSSGVTQSVEFVPKSADFEHSISTENNIEIVRVKDLHLRVAASFANPVYDIFYVIAMVAVSFHLLHGFQSAFRTLGWTHRKYTPIVEFIGTWFFAVIVPVAFALMPIVYYFKK from the coding sequence ATGAGCGAATTTAAGGAAACCTTTAACTCCTCGCTGGGAAAGAAACTCATCATGGCCCTTACCGGCCTGTTTTTGTGTACTTTCCTTATCGTGCATGTTGGCGGTAACGCGCTGCTGTTCAAAAATGACGACGGCTATGCCTTTAATATGTATGCTAACTTCCTGACGCATTTTCCGCCGATAGAAGTTATCGCCTATATATTATATGCCTGTATTTTGGTGCATGCCCTGTATGCCCTTATACTAACTGTAAAAAACCGCAGGGCGCGCCCGGTGGGCTATGCTGTAAAAGCATCGGACAATGCTTCCTGGTCGTCAAAGAACATGGGCCTTTTGGGCTCCATCCTGTTCCTGTTCATCGTCATCCACATGGGCGATTTCTGGTACCATTATAAGTTCACGGATGCGGTTCAGTTTAAGGAGTACCGCACCGATCTGTCGTCGGGCGTTACGCAATCGGTTGAATTTGTGCCTAAGTCGGCCGACTTTGAACATTCCATATCGACCGAGAACAACATCGAGATCGTAAGGGTGAAGGACCTGCACCTGCGTGTAGCTGCGAGTTTCGCAAACCCGGTATATGATATATTTTACGTGATAGCGATGGTGGCTGTATCGTTCCACTTGCTGCATGGTTTCCAGAGCGCCTTCCGTACATTGGGATGGACGCACCGCAAGTACACGCCGATAGTCGAATTTATCGGCACCTGGTTTTTCGCGGTTATTGTTCCGGTCGCCTTCGCGCTGATGCCGATCGTGTATTATTTTAAGAAATAG
- a CDS encoding succinate dehydrogenase/fumarate reductase iron-sulfur subunit — protein MSNGNMNLTLKVWRQKNAQTAGKFVTYKADGISPDMSFLEMLDVVNESLIHKGEDPIHFDHDCREGICGMCSLYINGHPHGPKRAITTCQLHMRSFHDGQTITIEPWRAAPFPIIKDLAVDRSAFDRIQQAGGYVSVNTGGVPDANEIPIPKVIADEAFNSATCIGCGACVAACKNASAMLFVSAKISQLGMLPQGQPERYRRVQSMVAQMDEEGFGNCTNTGACEAECPKEISLTNISRMNNDYFSAKLFRQEELHEQGHGEG, from the coding sequence ATGAGTAACGGAAACATGAACCTGACGCTGAAAGTATGGCGCCAGAAAAATGCGCAGACAGCGGGAAAATTTGTGACCTATAAGGCGGATGGTATTTCGCCGGATATGTCGTTCCTGGAGATGCTGGACGTGGTGAATGAAAGCCTGATCCACAAAGGCGAGGACCCGATACATTTCGACCACGATTGCCGCGAAGGTATCTGCGGCATGTGTTCGCTGTATATCAACGGCCATCCGCACGGACCGAAACGCGCCATCACTACCTGCCAGCTGCACATGCGCAGCTTTCATGACGGGCAAACCATCACGATTGAACCATGGCGCGCTGCACCTTTCCCGATCATTAAGGACCTTGCGGTCGACCGTTCTGCGTTCGACAGGATACAGCAGGCCGGTGGTTATGTATCGGTAAATACAGGCGGTGTTCCGGATGCTAACGAAATTCCAATCCCCAAGGTGATCGCCGACGAGGCTTTCAACTCAGCTACCTGCATTGGCTGCGGCGCCTGCGTGGCGGCTTGTAAAAATGCATCGGCTATGTTGTTCGTATCAGCTAAGATATCCCAGTTAGGCATGCTGCCGCAGGGACAGCCCGAACGTTACCGTCGTGTACAATCCATGGTGGCGCAAATGGACGAAGAAGGTTTTGGTAACTGTACCAATACCGGAGCCTGCGAAGCCGAATGCCCTAAAGAGATCAGCTTAACCAATATATCCCGCATGAATAACGATTACTTCAGCGCCAAGCTTTTCAGGCAGGAAGAGCTGCACGAGCAGGGGCACGGGGAAGGATAA
- a CDS encoding GNAT family N-acetyltransferase, with product MITYQIAATSQDFETGKKLFEEYAASLNVDLSFQNFSKELDTISEQYNEPAGALLLARDGETFVGCSGVRRLDEQTAELKRMYVKTEYRGYQVGLNLLERSIELAKKLGYKKIRLDTLENMTKAQQLYRSFGFYEIPSYRFNPLHGTIYMEKDL from the coding sequence ATGATCACCTACCAAATAGCTGCAACTTCCCAGGATTTCGAGACCGGTAAAAAACTTTTTGAAGAATATGCCGCGTCCTTAAATGTCGACCTGTCCTTCCAGAACTTTTCAAAAGAGCTGGATACCATCAGCGAACAATACAACGAACCTGCCGGTGCGTTACTGCTTGCCCGGGATGGTGAAACATTTGTTGGTTGCTCGGGCGTCCGCAGGCTGGACGAACAAACGGCCGAACTTAAACGCATGTATGTGAAAACTGAATACCGGGGTTACCAGGTAGGGTTGAATTTATTGGAACGGTCAATTGAACTGGCGAAGAAACTCGGGTACAAAAAGATCCGCCTGGATACGCTGGAAAATATGACCAAAGCGCAGCAGCTTTACCGCTCGTTCGGGTTTTATGAGATACCTTCCTACCGTTTTAATCCGTTACACGGAACCATATATATGGAGAAGGACCTGTAA
- a CDS encoding four helix bundle protein yields the protein MNNLKELKIWSKAIDLTVDVYKATSSFPSDERFGLISQSRRSAVSIPSNIAEGAGRNSKKEFANFLGIANGSSYELQTQLVISNRLNLLGDEVLNDLLGQIDELQKMNYAFQQTLNK from the coding sequence ATGAACAACTTAAAGGAGTTAAAAATTTGGAGCAAAGCAATCGACCTAACAGTCGATGTTTATAAGGCCACGTCATCTTTTCCGTCTGATGAGCGTTTTGGTTTGATAAGTCAGTCAAGAAGATCAGCCGTTTCTATCCCTTCAAATATTGCGGAAGGCGCTGGTAGAAATTCGAAAAAGGAGTTTGCAAATTTTTTAGGAATTGCAAATGGCTCGTCTTATGAGTTACAAACTCAGTTGGTGATCTCAAATCGATTGAATCTATTGGGTGATGAAGTGTTAAATGATTTATTAGGTCAAATTGATGAATTGCAGAAAATGAATTATGCATTTCAGCAGACGCTGAATAAATAG
- a CDS encoding OmpA family protein translates to MKYVKRCLLCIIIFGAGAALMLAMGCHARNKAQRGAAIGAGTGGTVGAFIGKSAGNTAMGAIIGGAVGGTAGAFIGKNMDKQADELKETIPGASVLRVGEGIIVKFDSGILFDAGKTELKPAAKTNLQNLAGSLQKNNATNVLIIGHTDNTEGSTLGNVTLSLQRAKSVKNYLAANGIDTARLSPMGRGETEPIADNKTVAGRAQNRRVEIVIIANEHMRKQAEEGN, encoded by the coding sequence ATGAAATACGTGAAGAGATGTTTGCTTTGTATTATCATTTTTGGAGCAGGCGCGGCGCTAATGCTGGCTATGGGTTGCCATGCCCGTAACAAAGCGCAGCGCGGTGCGGCAATCGGCGCCGGTACAGGTGGCACGGTAGGCGCGTTTATTGGAAAATCGGCGGGCAACACTGCTATGGGCGCCATAATAGGCGGGGCTGTCGGCGGTACAGCAGGGGCCTTTATTGGGAAAAATATGGACAAGCAGGCCGACGAACTGAAGGAAACTATACCGGGAGCTTCGGTGCTGCGCGTTGGCGAAGGGATAATCGTCAAGTTTGATTCAGGCATCTTGTTCGATGCCGGCAAAACCGAACTTAAACCCGCCGCTAAAACAAATCTTCAAAACCTGGCCGGCTCGCTGCAAAAAAATAACGCCACTAATGTGCTGATCATCGGGCATACGGATAATACCGAGGGCAGTACTTTGGGTAACGTCACCCTTTCCCTGCAACGGGCTAAGTCGGTTAAAAATTACCTTGCCGCCAATGGCATCGATACCGCCCGCTTAAGCCCGATGGGGCGGGGCGAAACGGAACCGATAGCTGATAATAAAACCGTTGCGGGGCGTGCGCAGAACCGCAGGGTCGAGATCGTTATCATCGCGAATGAGCACATGCGGAAACAGGCGGAGGAAGGAAACTAA
- a CDS encoding fumarate reductase/succinate dehydrogenase flavoprotein subunit, which translates to MTLDAKIPAGPLAEKWSKHKFNLKLVNPANKRKYDVIVVGTGLAGASAAASLAELGYNVKAFCFQDSPRRAHSIAAQGGINAAKNYRNDGDSVYRLFYDTIKGGDYRAREGNVYRLAQVSVNIIDQCVAQGVPFAREYGGLLDNRSFGGAQVSRTFYARGQTGQQLLLGAYSALNRQINAGKVKMYTRTEMLDVVLVDGKAQGIVTRNLENGKIETHSGHAVLLCTGGYGNVFYLSTNAMGCNVTAAWRAHKRGAYFGNPCYTQIHPTCIPVTGDHQSKLTLMSESLRNDGRVWAPKTVELAQKLRKGELKAVDLKEEDRDYFLERKYPAFGNLVPRDVASRNGKEMVDEGRGVGSTGIAVFLDFADAIKRLGEDAVRAKYGNLFDMYYQITDENPYKVPMRIYPAVHYTMGGLWVDYNLMTSVPGLYALGEANFSDHGANRLGASALMQGLADGYFVIPYTLGDYLATIGPKPIDANNPAFANAKKDVEERIKKLLSLKGTKTVDEYHRELGHIMWEYCGMARNEEGLKKAKGLIQNLRADFWKNAIVLGENEEFNSSLEKAGRVADFLELGELMVDDALMRKESCGGHFRIESQTDEGEALRDDDHFAFVAAWEYKGDNQPEELHKEELVFENVHLTQRSYK; encoded by the coding sequence ATGACTTTAGATGCTAAAATTCCTGCCGGCCCTTTAGCCGAAAAATGGAGCAAGCATAAGTTCAACCTGAAACTGGTGAACCCGGCCAACAAACGTAAATACGACGTGATCGTTGTCGGTACCGGTTTGGCAGGCGCTTCGGCGGCGGCTTCGCTGGCCGAGCTGGGCTATAATGTAAAAGCATTTTGTTTCCAGGATAGTCCGCGCCGTGCGCACTCTATTGCGGCGCAGGGTGGTATCAATGCGGCAAAAAACTATCGCAACGATGGCGACAGCGTTTACCGCCTGTTTTACGATACCATTAAAGGAGGCGACTACCGCGCCCGCGAAGGCAATGTTTACCGCCTGGCCCAGGTGTCGGTTAATATCATCGACCAGTGCGTTGCACAGGGTGTGCCTTTCGCCCGCGAATATGGCGGCTTGCTGGACAACCGTTCGTTCGGTGGCGCGCAGGTATCGCGAACTTTTTACGCCCGCGGTCAAACGGGACAGCAATTGTTGCTGGGAGCATATTCGGCCCTAAACCGCCAGATAAATGCCGGCAAAGTAAAAATGTATACCCGCACCGAAATGCTGGATGTGGTTTTGGTTGATGGCAAAGCTCAGGGTATAGTTACAAGGAATTTAGAGAACGGAAAAATAGAGACCCATTCGGGCCATGCGGTATTGTTATGTACCGGTGGCTACGGCAACGTGTTCTACCTGTCTACCAATGCCATGGGCTGTAACGTTACCGCAGCATGGCGGGCGCATAAACGTGGCGCCTATTTCGGTAACCCATGCTATACGCAAATTCACCCAACCTGTATCCCGGTAACGGGCGACCACCAGTCGAAGCTGACTTTGATGTCCGAATCGCTGCGTAACGACGGTCGTGTTTGGGCGCCGAAAACAGTGGAGCTTGCGCAGAAATTGCGAAAAGGCGAACTGAAAGCGGTCGATCTGAAAGAAGAAGACAGGGATTACTTCCTCGAAAGAAAATACCCGGCATTCGGTAACCTCGTACCGCGCGACGTGGCTTCGCGTAACGGTAAGGAAATGGTAGACGAAGGCAGGGGCGTAGGTTCTACCGGTATCGCCGTGTTCCTTGATTTTGCTGACGCCATAAAACGCCTGGGTGAAGATGCGGTGCGTGCCAAATACGGTAACCTGTTCGATATGTATTACCAGATCACAGATGAGAACCCGTACAAGGTGCCTATGCGCATTTACCCGGCGGTGCATTATACCATGGGTGGCCTGTGGGTTGACTATAACCTGATGACATCCGTACCCGGCTTGTACGCCCTGGGCGAGGCCAACTTTTCCGACCACGGCGCTAACCGACTCGGGGCATCTGCACTGATGCAGGGTTTGGCTGACGGTTATTTCGTTATACCATATACTTTAGGTGATTATTTGGCTACAATAGGACCTAAGCCAATAGATGCGAATAATCCAGCCTTCGCCAATGCCAAAAAGGACGTGGAAGAGCGCATCAAAAAGCTGCTCAGCCTGAAAGGCACCAAAACGGTTGACGAATATCACCGCGAACTGGGTCATATTATGTGGGAATACTGCGGTATGGCGCGTAACGAAGAGGGCCTGAAAAAAGCCAAGGGTTTGATACAAAACCTGCGCGCCGATTTCTGGAAGAACGCCATTGTGCTTGGTGAGAATGAAGAATTCAACTCGTCATTGGAAAAAGCGGGTCGTGTGGCCGACTTCCTTGAACTGGGCGAACTGATGGTAGACGACGCGCTGATGCGCAAAGAATCATGCGGCGGTCACTTCAGGATAGAATCGCAGACGGATGAAGGCGAAGCATTGCGCGATGACGATCATTTTGCATTCGTAGCCGCATGGGAATACAAAGGTGATAACCAGCCGGAGGAGTTACATAAGGAAGAACTGGTTTTCGAGAATGTTCATTTAACGCAGAGAAGCTATAAGTAA